Proteins encoded by one window of Yersinia massiliensis:
- a CDS encoding iron-containing alcohol dehydrogenase, giving the protein MSFEYMNPVKFYFGAGKFKQAGTIAATYGTKALIVASDSAKPTGQLASLQEYLTQAGVAFSVFDRFMQNPLSTLLAEGAEIANREGCDLVIGLGGGSAMDMAKGIAFSAMNEGSIWDYVYGVKQGTAALPVVLIPTTAGTGSEANRTAVFTNPETNDKKGLVNPLIYPKAAIIDAELMLTLPKRVIAGPGADVLFHALESFISKNAHPMSEMLSLKAIELIAQNLPRVYDDVSDLAAWEKVTFASSLAGMAIDCAGTTLPHALQHPMGGLLNVVHAEGIAAIYMPFMEYTWPAAPEKFAAIARAMGVDTRGMTVEQAAASSVDAVKKLLTHINMTPTLTELGVKEEHFDWMVNNVLTTMKVVLSNNPKVPDAETIRSIYQRCL; this is encoded by the coding sequence ATGTCATTCGAATACATGAACCCCGTGAAATTCTATTTTGGTGCTGGCAAGTTCAAGCAAGCAGGAACGATTGCTGCCACCTACGGCACTAAAGCGCTGATTGTTGCCTCTGATAGTGCTAAACCCACAGGGCAACTCGCCTCATTGCAGGAATATCTCACTCAAGCAGGGGTCGCCTTCAGCGTATTTGATCGTTTTATGCAGAACCCACTTTCAACATTACTGGCTGAAGGGGCTGAGATAGCCAATCGTGAAGGTTGTGATTTAGTCATCGGCCTTGGCGGTGGCAGTGCCATGGATATGGCAAAAGGCATCGCATTTTCAGCCATGAATGAAGGCAGTATCTGGGACTATGTTTATGGCGTAAAACAGGGAACGGCAGCGCTGCCAGTGGTCTTAATCCCCACCACCGCAGGGACGGGTAGCGAAGCAAACCGTACCGCAGTCTTTACCAACCCTGAAACCAATGACAAGAAAGGCTTGGTTAACCCACTTATTTACCCTAAAGCGGCAATTATTGATGCCGAGCTGATGCTGACCCTGCCCAAGCGCGTCATAGCTGGCCCAGGGGCTGATGTGCTGTTCCACGCGTTGGAATCGTTCATTTCTAAAAATGCGCATCCTATGAGTGAGATGTTGTCACTCAAAGCCATTGAACTTATCGCACAAAATTTACCGCGCGTTTATGACGATGTCAGTGATTTGGCGGCATGGGAAAAAGTTACCTTTGCCAGTTCATTGGCAGGCATGGCGATTGATTGCGCAGGAACAACCTTACCTCATGCACTGCAACACCCAATGGGGGGATTATTAAACGTGGTTCATGCGGAAGGTATCGCCGCTATTTATATGCCTTTCATGGAATATACCTGGCCCGCTGCACCGGAAAAATTCGCCGCAATTGCACGAGCAATGGGGGTAGATACCCGTGGTATGACCGTCGAACAAGCGGCAGCCAGTAGTGTCGATGCCGTTAAAAAACTTCTAACGCATATTAATATGACACCAACACTGACTGAATTGGGTGTCAAAGAAGAGCATTTCGATTGGATGGTGAATAATGTTCTCACCACCATGAAAGTTGTACTGTCAAATAACCCTAAAGTCCCAGACGCTGAAACAATCAGAAGTATTTATCAGCGCTGCCTTTAA
- a CDS encoding MFS transporter gives MNTTVKTTAVVANKVGKKRWFVVFLLLVGGIINYIDRASLSIAAPDMMKDLNLTNTDIGLMGSVFALIYAMCQLPSGWLVDKLGPKKVYGWAIGLWSGATMLTGACSSLASLLFARALLGVTEAPCWPGAAKITATWFPKKERALATGFWDAASKWGPAIAPPILVAIIVPFGWRSLFYIAGALGLVFLIFFIFLYHQPEKHPTITEEELDYIKEGGGGTAVGNAIGDDGKKITWGSLFKYKCVWGMILGWFCYVWMMNIFTTFLPLYLMKTQNIELKSLGIYASIPYFGGIVGAVVGGYISKWLMDREIFKDSLVAKRVTISVSALLAGITVVCIPFATSLSSTLALLVVAMALLSALSATGWALPGDVAPSAMVGSVGSIQNFGGYFAGSLSPLVTGMIADATGSYTLAFVSGGIIAGCAALCYWFLVTKPITATN, from the coding sequence ATGAATACAACCGTAAAAACAACAGCGGTAGTTGCAAATAAAGTCGGAAAGAAAAGATGGTTTGTTGTATTTCTATTATTAGTCGGCGGTATTATTAACTATATAGACAGGGCAAGTTTATCTATCGCTGCACCTGATATGATGAAAGATCTGAATCTAACCAATACCGATATCGGTTTGATGGGGTCTGTTTTCGCACTGATTTACGCAATGTGCCAACTTCCTTCTGGCTGGCTAGTTGATAAGCTTGGCCCCAAAAAAGTCTACGGCTGGGCCATTGGCTTATGGAGTGGCGCAACCATGCTCACTGGGGCATGTAGCAGCCTCGCCTCACTCCTCTTTGCCCGTGCGTTATTGGGTGTGACAGAAGCGCCATGCTGGCCGGGAGCGGCTAAAATAACCGCCACTTGGTTCCCGAAAAAAGAACGTGCGCTCGCCACCGGTTTTTGGGATGCCGCGTCAAAATGGGGCCCTGCAATCGCACCACCGATTTTGGTCGCCATTATTGTTCCCTTTGGCTGGCGCTCACTGTTTTATATTGCTGGTGCTCTGGGTTTAGTTTTCCTGATTTTCTTTATTTTTCTTTATCATCAACCTGAAAAACACCCAACCATTACTGAAGAAGAGCTGGACTATATAAAAGAAGGTGGTGGCGGTACCGCTGTTGGTAATGCAATTGGTGATGACGGCAAAAAAATAACCTGGGGTTCTTTATTCAAATATAAATGTGTATGGGGAATGATATTAGGCTGGTTCTGCTATGTATGGATGATGAATATCTTCACCACGTTCTTACCACTTTATTTAATGAAAACCCAAAACATAGAGCTTAAGTCTCTAGGTATTTATGCCAGTATCCCTTATTTCGGCGGTATTGTCGGTGCCGTGGTCGGTGGATATATCTCAAAATGGTTAATGGACCGCGAAATATTTAAAGATTCGTTAGTCGCTAAACGCGTCACTATCAGTGTATCGGCTTTATTAGCAGGTATTACCGTAGTCTGTATTCCTTTTGCGACTAGCTTAAGTTCAACGCTTGCATTATTGGTTGTGGCAATGGCATTGCTCTCTGCCCTTTCTGCAACAGGTTGGGCATTACCGGGTGATGTTGCGCCTTCTGCCATGGTCGGTTCAGTCGGCAGTATTCAGAATTTTGGTGGCTACTTTGCGGGTTCGTTATCCCCACTGGTCACTGGGATGATTGCAGATGCGACGGGGTCATACACGCTGGCCTTTGTGAGCGGCGGCATTATCGCTGGGTGTGCAGCACTGTGTTACTGGTTCTTAGTGACCAAACCAATTACAGCAACAAACTAA
- a CDS encoding phage regulatory CII family protein → MFDFSVSKHPHFDNACRQFPTRHNLTQLAKQLDMNAQTLRNKLNPEQPHQLTVSELLAITDATEDASLIDAMLAQINCMPSVPVNEACPGNIPTYALHATAAVGLIAAAAVQGDHKTASRKSSLLDTVNTAIRHLSLIGLTVQCRIQSTPALASTVDVISGLSAVAGLS, encoded by the coding sequence ATGTTTGATTTTTCTGTTTCTAAACATCCGCACTTTGACAATGCATGCCGCCAGTTTCCAACGCGCCACAATCTGACTCAGTTGGCGAAACAGTTGGATATGAATGCGCAAACGTTGCGGAACAAGCTCAACCCGGAACAACCGCACCAGCTTACGGTTAGTGAATTGCTTGCGATCACTGACGCAACAGAAGACGCCAGCTTGATTGATGCCATGTTGGCGCAAATCAATTGCATGCCATCGGTGCCAGTCAATGAAGCCTGTCCCGGTAATATCCCAACTTATGCTCTACATGCTACCGCTGCCGTTGGCTTGATTGCCGCCGCTGCTGTTCAAGGCGATCATAAGACTGCTTCCCGTAAATCGTCACTGCTGGATACGGTCAATACAGCGATTCGCCATCTGTCACTGATTGGTCTGACAGTGCAATGTCGCATTCAGTCAACCCCTGCGCTTGCTTCAACCGTTGATGTTATTAGCGGCTTGAGTGCTGTCGCCGGTTTGAGTTGA
- a CDS encoding HdeD family acid-resistance protein: MLNIDRKYLMNLDESVLKKQRLIMRVIAILLLLGGIFCLINPIASSVVLSKIIGILLLLSGIALIVGMIANRSHNLWPMVTGILLGVAYIVMGYVFVTNPAIGMISLAIVLAVLFAFGGIMRLITGFKTWGMPGAWLQILLGVLDLVITYLLVSAGPLMSITLVTTLVGIEMLFSSFSCFMIAGLYKRNA, from the coding sequence ATGCTTAATATTGATCGAAAATACCTCATGAATCTTGATGAAAGCGTATTAAAAAAGCAGCGGTTAATCATGCGAGTCATTGCCATTCTGTTGCTACTGGGCGGGATTTTTTGCTTGATTAACCCAATAGCGTCCAGCGTTGTCCTGAGCAAGATCATCGGTATTTTGCTGCTACTCAGCGGGATTGCCCTGATAGTCGGGATGATAGCCAACCGCTCCCATAATCTTTGGCCGATGGTTACCGGCATTCTGCTTGGCGTGGCATACATTGTTATGGGTTATGTATTCGTCACAAATCCAGCGATAGGCATGATAAGTCTGGCCATCGTCTTAGCGGTGCTCTTTGCCTTTGGCGGGATAATGCGGCTCATCACGGGATTCAAAACATGGGGGATGCCGGGTGCGTGGCTGCAAATCCTGCTAGGGGTGCTGGATTTAGTGATCACTTATTTGTTGGTCAGTGCTGGGCCGTTGATGTCAATCACGTTGGTTACCACTTTGGTCGGGATTGAGATGCTGTTCAGTTCATTCAGCTGCTTTATGATTGCAGGCCTCTATAAACGTAACGCTTAA
- a CDS encoding phage repressor protein CI codes for MRIDSLGWSNVDVLDRVCLAYGFSQKIQLANHFDIASSSLSNRYTRGAISYDFAAHCALETGASLRWLLTGEGQQFEGKSSSSDTKRIEIFTLSEETLKSDGYLSIDVQLFGKPLSDGIAVRTDGKLHFIDKAASLSDGLWLVDIDESISIRELTKLPGKKLHVAGGKVPFECGINEIKLIGRVTGVYSEVN; via the coding sequence ATGAGAATTGATTCTTTAGGATGGAGCAACGTAGATGTATTGGATAGAGTCTGTTTGGCATATGGATTTTCTCAGAAAATTCAATTAGCTAACCACTTCGATATCGCGTCTAGTTCGCTGTCTAATCGATACACCCGTGGAGCTATCTCTTACGACTTTGCAGCACACTGCGCACTTGAAACGGGGGCAAGCCTTAGATGGTTATTGACCGGAGAAGGGCAACAATTTGAAGGTAAGTCTTCATCATCGGATACAAAGAGAATAGAAATATTCACATTAAGTGAAGAAACACTCAAAAGTGATGGTTATCTGAGTATTGATGTTCAGCTTTTTGGGAAGCCTTTATCTGATGGAATTGCTGTTCGCACTGATGGAAAACTTCACTTTATCGATAAAGCAGCATCGTTATCGGACGGTTTGTGGTTGGTTGATATTGATGAGTCTATTAGCATTCGTGAGCTAACAAAGTTGCCGGGTAAAAAATTACATGTAGCCGGTGGGAAAGTACCGTTTGAATGTGGGATTAATGAAATTAAATTGATAGGGCGCGTTACGGGTGTTTACAGCGAGGTTAACTAA
- a CDS encoding PLP-dependent aminotransferase family protein, with amino-acid sequence MISFAGGLPAVESFPHLNLDGMSQSMLQYGASEGESELRQQIAKNLSARGLACSAEQVLIISGSQQGIDLVAKLFIDAGTPVAVESPTYLAALQVFRFFGARFVAYDSAQPDTEMLRTEKPAFAYTIPTFQNPSGDCLDAVQRAALAKSCDDLMLPLFEDDPYHDLVYDPCERKPVCALLQHAPWIYQGSFSKSLSPALRLGYLVASPELIPYLTRLKQAADLHSSRISQWLVLQQLRDPKHENQMSELANYYRTRRDAFEVSLQRHFAALAHWKKPAGGLFFWLTLNQRIDTRLLLPIALENNIAFMPGESFIPNASEGCGQLRLNFSHATEEQAELGLQKLAQLVQEFSSRSSV; translated from the coding sequence ATGATTTCTTTTGCGGGTGGATTGCCTGCGGTGGAGAGTTTCCCCCATCTGAATCTCGATGGAATGTCACAATCAATGCTGCAATATGGCGCGAGTGAAGGTGAGTCCGAGCTACGCCAGCAGATTGCAAAAAACTTATCTGCGCGAGGTTTAGCCTGTTCAGCAGAACAAGTACTGATCATTTCAGGCTCACAGCAAGGGATCGATCTGGTCGCTAAGTTGTTTATTGATGCGGGCACGCCAGTTGCGGTTGAATCCCCCACTTATTTGGCCGCCCTGCAAGTATTCCGCTTCTTCGGTGCGCGTTTTGTGGCTTATGATTCAGCGCAACCCGATACTGAGATGCTTAGAACGGAAAAACCCGCGTTCGCTTACACCATTCCGACATTCCAGAATCCAAGTGGCGATTGCCTTGATGCTGTTCAGCGGGCAGCTCTCGCGAAAAGCTGTGATGACCTCATGTTGCCACTGTTTGAAGACGATCCATACCATGACTTGGTTTATGACCCTTGCGAACGAAAACCCGTTTGTGCCCTATTGCAGCATGCGCCGTGGATTTATCAGGGTTCATTTTCAAAAAGCCTATCGCCAGCGCTTCGTTTGGGGTATTTAGTGGCTTCGCCAGAATTAATCCCGTATCTGACACGGTTGAAACAAGCCGCGGATTTGCATAGCAGCCGTATCAGTCAATGGCTTGTCTTGCAGCAACTGCGCGACCCTAAACATGAAAATCAGATGAGTGAGCTAGCAAACTATTATCGAACTCGTCGCGATGCATTTGAAGTCTCACTCCAACGCCACTTTGCTGCATTGGCCCATTGGAAAAAACCCGCAGGGGGTTTGTTCTTTTGGCTTACGTTGAATCAGCGTATTGACACTCGATTACTGCTGCCTATCGCACTTGAAAATAATATTGCGTTTATGCCGGGAGAATCGTTTATCCCAAATGCTTCAGAAGGTTGTGGCCAATTGCGCCTTAACTTCAGTCATGCTACTGAAGAACAAGCAGAATTAGGTCTACAGAAACTGGCTCAGTTAGTTCAAGAGTTTTCATCACGCAGTTCTGTCTAA
- a CDS encoding 2-dehydro-3-deoxygalactonokinase gives MYIIIDCGSTNTRLYLVDQEMVKDKYEVAIGVNSTVSNGNNQQLKLTLTEAIKSLLNQNKLSLHDVDFAIASGMITSNLGLLEVPHLIAPVNINDFAQHTCEVEGNKVLPIDLPIIFIPGVKNDIGEATWDNIRKIDLMRGEETQAIGVISSMSLTLPATIVELGSTTKLIHINKEGAIAGSITSLSGQVYAAVRKETFINSSMIDSDSNTQDFYSTDILKYAYECVNRAGLLRSLLFTRFIQFSLSTTAAERKFYCESTIAADDMKLFDEAEEQGFSLTGDIIFIGNSERCKLYQGMLKETKAIKNNIISITNPEEIAMLGIKGACYIAKNYTHEHCI, from the coding sequence ATGTATATAATTATTGATTGTGGCTCAACAAATACCCGACTGTATTTGGTTGATCAGGAAATGGTGAAGGATAAATATGAAGTTGCTATTGGCGTAAACAGTACCGTTAGCAATGGCAATAACCAGCAGCTAAAACTCACCCTCACTGAGGCAATAAAATCATTACTCAATCAAAATAAACTTTCTTTGCACGATGTCGATTTTGCTATTGCCTCTGGCATGATCACATCTAATTTGGGTCTGTTGGAAGTTCCTCATCTCATTGCGCCAGTTAATATCAATGACTTTGCACAACATACCTGTGAAGTTGAGGGGAATAAAGTCTTACCGATTGACCTGCCTATTATATTCATTCCTGGCGTTAAAAATGATATTGGCGAAGCCACATGGGACAACATCAGAAAGATAGATCTGATGCGCGGAGAGGAAACACAGGCCATAGGTGTTATTTCAAGCATGTCATTAACGCTACCCGCCACTATTGTGGAGCTAGGTTCAACAACCAAACTCATCCACATTAATAAAGAGGGTGCGATTGCGGGCAGTATCACGTCCTTGAGTGGGCAAGTTTATGCTGCAGTCAGAAAGGAAACCTTTATCAATTCGAGCATGATTGATTCTGACAGCAATACTCAGGATTTCTACAGTACAGATATTCTCAAGTATGCCTATGAATGCGTGAACCGAGCTGGCTTACTGCGCAGCCTTCTGTTTACGCGGTTTATCCAATTCTCATTATCGACAACAGCAGCAGAAAGAAAATTCTATTGTGAATCAACAATAGCAGCGGATGATATGAAATTGTTTGATGAAGCAGAAGAGCAAGGCTTCTCACTTACCGGCGATATTATCTTTATCGGTAATTCAGAACGATGCAAGTTATATCAAGGAATGTTAAAAGAAACTAAAGCAATTAAAAACAATATTATCTCTATTACTAACCCTGAAGAAATTGCCATGTTAGGAATAAAAGGCGCATGTTATATTGCTAAGAATTACACTCATGAACATTGTATTTAA
- a CDS encoding phage integrase, giving the protein MAVRKNPAGGWICELYPNGANGKRIRKKFATKGEALAFEQYTVQNPWQEEKEERRTLKELVDAWYSAHGITLKDGLRRQQAMHHAFDCMGEPLARDFDAQMFSRYREKRLKGEHARSNRVKVVSPRTLNLELAYFRAVFNELNRLGEWKGENPLKNMRPFRTEEMEMAWLTHDYITLLLAECKRHDHPDLEMVVRICLSTGARWSEAEGMRKSQLSEYKITYTNTKGRKNRTVPISKELYDSLSGDKKGRLFNDCYGAFRSALERTGIELPAGQLTHVLRHTFASHFMMNGGNILVLQRVLGHTDIKMTMRYAHFAPDHLEDAVRLNPLSQILKIA; this is encoded by the coding sequence ATGGCTGTGCGTAAGAATCCTGCTGGCGGCTGGATATGCGAACTGTATCCTAACGGAGCAAATGGCAAACGAATCAGAAAGAAGTTTGCTACAAAAGGTGAAGCACTAGCGTTTGAACAATACACCGTTCAAAACCCGTGGCAGGAAGAAAAAGAAGAAAGGCGTACATTAAAAGAGCTGGTTGACGCATGGTATAGCGCTCACGGCATCACACTTAAAGATGGCCTCAGACGCCAGCAAGCAATGCATCACGCTTTTGACTGTATGGGCGAACCTCTTGCGAGAGATTTCGATGCGCAAATGTTTTCTCGTTACAGAGAGAAAAGATTAAAAGGCGAGCATGCCCGCTCAAACAGGGTAAAAGTGGTATCACCCCGTACACTAAACCTTGAGCTGGCTTATTTTCGGGCGGTATTTAACGAGCTAAATCGACTCGGTGAGTGGAAAGGTGAAAACCCTTTGAAAAATATGCGACCTTTCCGCACCGAAGAAATGGAAATGGCTTGGCTCACTCATGATTACATCACCCTACTTCTAGCTGAATGTAAACGTCATGACCATCCCGATTTAGAAATGGTCGTCAGGATTTGCCTTTCCACTGGCGCACGATGGTCAGAAGCGGAGGGTATGCGTAAAAGTCAGTTGTCAGAGTATAAAATTACCTATACGAATACGAAAGGCAGAAAGAACCGAACCGTTCCTATTAGCAAAGAGCTTTATGACTCCCTGTCTGGTGATAAAAAAGGCCGATTATTTAATGATTGTTACGGTGCTTTTCGGTCAGCGCTGGAAAGAACAGGTATTGAATTACCTGCGGGACAACTTACCCATGTTTTGCGTCATACGTTCGCCAGTCACTTTATGATGAATGGCGGGAACATTCTGGTTTTACAGCGTGTGCTCGGTCACACAGATATCAAAATGACGATGCGATATGCACATTTTGCGCCTGATCATTTAGAAGATGCAGTGCGTCTTAATCCTTTATCTCAAATACTGAAAATAGCGTAA
- a CDS encoding IclR family transcriptional regulator → MDKFNRSVGRAIEILELLAHSPNELTITEISKSLAIPKSTAFDIIYTLVDKGYLEIADERLKSYRLGVKLFQVGSGYRDKKPFYDVAKSVLEKITAQVNETSFLAIESGGMLVYLDKAESESSVRTSCKLGANRPMYCTGLGKALLSAYSDERLLDIVRRTGGMPPITPTTITTEERLIAEMNEARQRGYAIDDREHNMDVFCVAAPIYDAHNAPLAAISVACLSSKMIGNPERVKELGTLVSQAALSISQRIGYTGDRLYHVR, encoded by the coding sequence ATGGACAAGTTTAATCGTTCAGTGGGGCGGGCAATTGAGATCCTCGAGCTGCTCGCACACAGTCCAAATGAATTAACCATCACTGAGATCAGTAAAAGTCTGGCGATCCCGAAAAGCACTGCGTTCGATATCATTTATACGCTGGTCGATAAAGGATACCTTGAAATTGCCGACGAGCGTCTCAAGTCCTATCGGCTTGGGGTTAAGCTATTTCAGGTCGGTTCCGGCTATCGTGATAAAAAGCCATTCTACGATGTCGCGAAATCGGTACTTGAGAAGATTACCGCTCAGGTAAACGAAACCTCGTTCCTAGCGATTGAAAGTGGCGGAATGCTGGTTTATCTGGATAAAGCAGAGAGCGAAAGTTCGGTACGCACATCGTGTAAACTGGGCGCAAATCGGCCGATGTATTGCACCGGTTTAGGCAAAGCGCTGCTTTCTGCTTATTCTGACGAACGCCTGCTCGATATTGTCCGCCGCACCGGTGGAATGCCCCCGATAACCCCCACCACCATTACGACTGAAGAGCGCCTGATTGCAGAGATGAACGAAGCACGCCAACGGGGTTATGCGATTGATGATCGCGAGCACAATATGGATGTCTTCTGTGTAGCTGCACCCATTTACGACGCACATAACGCGCCGCTTGCTGCTATCAGCGTGGCCTGTCTCTCATCAAAAATGATCGGTAATCCAGAACGCGTTAAAGAGCTGGGAACCCTCGTTTCACAAGCGGCGTTATCAATCTCTCAACGGATTGGTTATACCGGTGACCGGTTATATCACGTACGTTAA
- a CDS encoding MarR family winged helix-turn-helix transcriptional regulator: protein MAATKNSQLQDDVLLHQAIEQFYFGYRKFTELPDKLLAERGLGRVHHRILYFVGHNPDISINALLGILKISKQALNGPLKQLVAMGLVNVTAAEHDQRVRQLALSASGKTLEAQLTDTQMQLLRQVFQQQGKETEAAWLQVMQCLNRED, encoded by the coding sequence ATGGCAGCCACTAAAAATTCTCAGCTTCAAGACGACGTCTTATTACATCAGGCCATTGAGCAGTTTTATTTTGGTTATCGTAAGTTCACGGAACTACCCGATAAATTACTGGCTGAGCGCGGATTAGGCCGAGTACATCACCGTATTCTCTATTTCGTCGGTCACAATCCAGATATTTCCATTAATGCCCTGCTGGGTATTCTTAAAATTAGCAAGCAAGCGCTCAACGGGCCGCTAAAACAATTAGTGGCTATGGGACTGGTCAACGTTACCGCTGCTGAACACGATCAACGAGTACGGCAGTTAGCACTCTCTGCATCGGGTAAAACGCTTGAAGCGCAATTAACTGATACGCAAATGCAATTGTTGCGGCAAGTCTTCCAACAGCAGGGGAAAGAGACAGAAGCGGCGTGGTTGCAGGTTATGCAATGTTTGAATAGAGAAGATTAG
- a CDS encoding 2-dehydro-3-deoxygalactonokinase, translating into MYVITIDTGTTNTRVSVWKDDGIIAQSFQAVGVRDTAISGSKNTLMNAVKTAIDDAMKQANISYNDPLILLSSGMITSNVGLYELAHQIAPAGVAELAQGMVKVDMPEVAEQPIWFVPGVRNNTGLVTAENVEAMDIMRGEETEVIGVIQSLDLQGPALIILPGSHSKFVRIDEENRITGCVTTIGGELLDVITQNTILASSLQHGFADEIDKTALLEGSRTCQKVGLSRSCFSVRILDMFAHQSKNEKANFLLGAVLSSDISAIKNSDALNITSDMTIVIGGKKILKEAFAALINDDAFFTGKIRVIEDNPKPLSGLGILELARFKQLL; encoded by the coding sequence ATGTACGTTATCACCATCGATACAGGGACAACAAACACCCGCGTTAGCGTTTGGAAAGATGATGGCATTATTGCCCAATCTTTTCAGGCTGTTGGTGTTCGTGACACCGCCATCAGTGGCAGTAAAAATACGTTAATGAACGCCGTGAAAACCGCCATTGACGACGCCATGAAACAAGCCAACATTAGCTACAACGATCCGCTTATTTTGCTGTCATCTGGCATGATCACGTCTAATGTCGGTCTCTACGAATTAGCGCATCAGATTGCGCCAGCGGGAGTTGCAGAACTCGCTCAGGGGATGGTGAAAGTAGACATGCCAGAAGTCGCTGAGCAGCCAATTTGGTTTGTCCCCGGAGTGCGTAACAACACCGGACTCGTCACGGCAGAAAACGTCGAAGCGATGGATATCATGCGTGGCGAAGAGACAGAAGTCATTGGTGTCATCCAGTCTTTGGACTTACAAGGGCCAGCACTGATTATTTTGCCGGGTTCGCATTCCAAATTCGTTCGAATTGATGAGGAGAACCGGATTACTGGTTGTGTCACCACTATTGGCGGCGAATTATTAGATGTCATTACGCAAAATACGATTTTAGCCAGTTCACTGCAACACGGTTTTGCTGACGAAATAGATAAGACTGCCTTGTTAGAAGGCAGCCGAACGTGCCAAAAAGTCGGCCTTTCACGCAGTTGTTTTTCAGTTCGTATCCTCGACATGTTTGCTCATCAATCAAAAAATGAGAAAGCAAATTTCTTATTGGGTGCCGTACTGTCCAGTGATATTTCCGCCATTAAAAACAGTGATGCATTAAATATCACATCCGATATGACCATTGTCATTGGCGGGAAAAAGATCCTTAAAGAGGCTTTCGCCGCATTGATTAATGATGATGCATTCTTTACCGGGAAAATACGTGTTATCGAAGATAATCCGAAACCGCTATCGGGTCTGGGTATTCTAGAATTAGCACGATTTAAACAGCTTTTGTAA
- a CDS encoding bifunctional 4-hydroxy-2-oxoglutarate aldolase/2-dehydro-3-deoxy-phosphogluconate aldolase, which yields MIKQKVIQAIEDTGIIAIARHITPEQVLPLAQALYDGGIRVIEVTCNTSGFLPCIEMLSAEFGDKMYVGAGTVLNPIMAQLVINAGANFVLAPDFNPEVVKIVHEHQRLMIPAVVTPSEMLQACRMGIDLLKLFPANALGVNYLKEIRGPLDNLDLIAVGGITLANTADFAKAGAFAVGVGSELINKQMIADGNWQGLTELADNFVTTFRQGKCR from the coding sequence TTGATAAAGCAAAAAGTGATTCAAGCCATAGAAGACACTGGCATCATCGCGATTGCGCGCCACATTACACCGGAACAGGTGTTACCGCTGGCACAGGCATTGTATGACGGTGGCATCCGAGTGATTGAAGTGACCTGCAATACGTCTGGATTTTTGCCCTGCATTGAAATGTTGTCTGCTGAATTTGGCGACAAAATGTATGTTGGGGCAGGAACAGTATTGAATCCGATTATGGCTCAATTAGTGATAAACGCGGGTGCCAACTTTGTACTGGCGCCTGACTTTAACCCTGAAGTGGTCAAAATCGTCCACGAACATCAGCGCTTGATGATCCCGGCCGTGGTCACACCCAGTGAAATGCTGCAAGCTTGCCGCATGGGGATTGATCTACTCAAACTGTTCCCTGCAAATGCTTTAGGGGTGAATTATCTCAAAGAGATTCGTGGCCCTCTCGATAACCTTGACCTTATCGCTGTCGGCGGGATCACGCTCGCCAATACTGCCGATTTTGCCAAAGCAGGGGCATTTGCTGTGGGCGTAGGCAGTGAGCTTATCAATAAACAGATGATTGCAGACGGAAATTGGCAAGGCTTAACTGAGCTTGCCGATAATTTCGTCACGACATTCCGCCAAGGCAAATGCCGGTAG
- a CDS encoding phage filamentation protein Fil family protein produces MIISIAPLLKQQSPVSLRHFGHGMLELKNGQRWKPGSNQKALLQELSSAKKTPILRRLFGR; encoded by the coding sequence ATGATTATTTCTATTGCCCCATTGTTAAAACAGCAAAGCCCGGTAAGCCTGCGCCATTTCGGCCACGGTATGCTGGAGTTGAAGAACGGCCAGCGCTGGAAGCCGGGAAGTAATCAAAAGGCGCTTTTACAAGAATTGTCCTCTGCAAAGAAGACGCCAATATTACGCCGTCTATTCGGGCGTTGA